In Saccharomonospora marina XMU15, one genomic interval encodes:
- a CDS encoding adenylate/guanylate cyclase domain-containing protein has translation MSARFRTVLRTSLGFAVLGFGTSFLGAGVVLLLLLLQGIPADIGGARWILIICAGGYVLLAMFVGAAWAGFLQRRTAVWFVLGRDPAPQEAVRTLRLPVDLAVVTGTLWALGTVVIGLLTGLLSSWLDALGVTLAILLGGFATVGLTYLAAEWVARPVMAIALHVAPPRESLPATVLTRLVLTWALASGVPLLGVLLVGAPPDIGDGDTRYSLVSLSVIGLVVGALATALLAKAVAAPLHQLRLALDRIARGRRDVEVGVDDASEIGMLQASVNQLATGLREQERLRDLFGRHVGDDVVRHALEHGVSLSGDVREVTALFVDVVDSTALAAKLPPQEVVRKLNRLFASVVDAVGTHGGLVNKFQGDAALCIFGAPTRHADPATSALRTARAIRDAVSSTAELDLGIGVATGPAFAGQLGTSSRLEYTVIGDAVNEAARLTEHAKQVPGRILISEPTLAAAAESERARWRRYETIQLRGRQTPTQTWLDEPSQE, from the coding sequence TTGTCGGCGCGGTTTCGGACGGTGCTGCGCACCAGCCTCGGCTTCGCGGTCCTGGGGTTCGGGACGAGCTTCCTCGGTGCGGGAGTCGTGCTCCTGCTGCTGCTCCTGCAGGGCATCCCCGCCGACATCGGCGGTGCCCGCTGGATCCTCATCATCTGCGCCGGTGGCTACGTGCTGCTCGCCATGTTCGTCGGCGCGGCCTGGGCCGGGTTCCTGCAACGCCGCACCGCCGTGTGGTTCGTGCTCGGGCGCGATCCGGCACCGCAGGAGGCAGTCAGGACACTGCGGCTGCCGGTCGATCTTGCCGTGGTGACGGGAACGCTGTGGGCGCTGGGCACCGTCGTGATCGGCCTGCTCACCGGTTTGCTCAGCTCGTGGCTGGACGCTCTCGGCGTCACGCTGGCGATCCTGCTCGGCGGGTTCGCCACCGTGGGCCTCACCTACCTGGCGGCGGAGTGGGTCGCAAGGCCGGTGATGGCGATAGCACTTCACGTCGCTCCACCGCGCGAGAGCCTGCCCGCCACGGTGCTGACCAGACTGGTGCTGACCTGGGCGCTGGCCAGCGGGGTACCGCTGCTCGGCGTGCTGCTGGTCGGCGCACCGCCCGACATCGGCGACGGAGACACCCGGTACAGCCTCGTGTCGCTTTCCGTGATCGGCCTTGTCGTCGGTGCGCTGGCCACCGCGCTGCTCGCCAAGGCGGTGGCCGCACCGCTGCACCAACTGCGGCTCGCGCTCGACCGCATCGCGAGAGGACGCAGGGACGTCGAGGTCGGGGTGGACGACGCCAGCGAGATCGGCATGCTGCAGGCCTCGGTGAACCAGCTCGCCACGGGCCTGCGTGAGCAGGAGCGGCTGCGCGACCTGTTCGGCAGGCATGTCGGCGACGACGTCGTCCGCCATGCGCTGGAACACGGAGTGTCGCTGTCCGGGGACGTTCGCGAGGTCACCGCCTTGTTCGTCGACGTGGTCGACTCCACGGCACTGGCCGCGAAGCTGCCGCCGCAGGAGGTGGTCCGCAAGCTCAACCGGCTGTTCGCCAGCGTCGTCGACGCCGTTGGCACCCACGGTGGGCTGGTCAACAAGTTCCAGGGTGACGCGGCGCTGTGCATCTTCGGCGCACCCACCCGGCACGCCGATCCGGCGACGTCGGCGCTGCGCACCGCTCGGGCAATCAGGGACGCGGTGAGTTCCACCGCCGAACTCGACCTCGGCATCGGGGTCGCCACCGGCCCGGCCTTCGCGGGGCAACTGGGTACCAGCAGCAGGCTCGAGTACACGGTGATAGGCGACGCCGTCAACGAAGCCGCCCGCCTCACCGAGCACGCCAAGCAGGTGCCGGGACGCATCCTGATCAGCGAGCCCACCCTGGCCGCGGCCGCCGAGTCCGAGCGTGCCCGCTGGCGGCGGTACGAGACGATCCAGTTGAGGGGTAGGCAGACCCCTACGCAGACCTGGCTGGACGAGCCTAGCCAGGAATGA
- the ku gene encoding non-homologous end joining protein Ku, whose translation MARAIWSGALNFGLVTVPVELYSATQDHTVHFRQFQRGTSDRIRYRRVNERTGEEVPYDQIVKGYDLGGDEYVIIEPEELEEIAPGRSRTIDIDAFVDLDQIDPIYFQKTYWLAPAKEEFGRAYTLLLEAMDRTNRAGLARFVMRGKEYLAAVRAGDGVLVLNTLLFPEDIREPTKEISKLPAPGQARPKEIDMAVSLIESMADDWKPQEHHDTYTERVMQLIEDKREGRTVTPAESPPEATKVVDLFEALSRSVESRKGTARKPKSTATAERAERAEQELSELSKSELESMARELGVKGRSKMNRAELEKAVKQAGRQQRRRTAS comes from the coding sequence GTGGCGCGAGCGATCTGGAGCGGAGCACTCAACTTCGGCCTTGTGACGGTGCCGGTCGAGCTGTACAGCGCCACCCAGGACCACACAGTCCACTTCAGGCAGTTCCAGCGCGGCACGTCCGACCGGATTCGCTATCGCAGGGTGAACGAACGCACCGGCGAGGAGGTGCCCTACGACCAGATCGTCAAGGGCTACGACCTCGGCGGCGACGAGTACGTGATCATCGAGCCGGAGGAGCTGGAGGAGATCGCGCCCGGCCGTTCCCGCACCATCGACATCGACGCCTTCGTCGACCTCGACCAGATCGACCCCATCTACTTCCAGAAGACGTACTGGCTCGCACCCGCCAAGGAGGAGTTCGGCAGGGCATACACCCTGCTGCTGGAGGCGATGGACCGGACGAACAGGGCCGGGCTGGCGCGCTTCGTCATGCGCGGTAAGGAGTACCTCGCCGCCGTGAGGGCTGGTGACGGCGTGCTGGTGCTCAACACGCTGCTGTTTCCCGAGGACATCCGCGAACCGACCAAAGAGATCAGCAAGCTGCCCGCACCCGGTCAGGCCCGCCCCAAGGAGATCGACATGGCGGTCAGTCTCATCGAGTCGATGGCCGACGACTGGAAGCCGCAGGAGCATCACGACACCTACACCGAACGCGTGATGCAACTCATCGAGGACAAGCGCGAGGGCAGGACCGTCACGCCCGCCGAGAGCCCACCCGAGGCCACCAAGGTGGTCGACCTGTTCGAAGCCCTCTCCCGCAGTGTCGAGAGCCGCAAGGGCACAGCCAGGAAGCCCAAATCGACAGCAACGGCCGAGCGTGCCGAACGGGCCGAGCAGGAGCTGTCCGAGCTCAGCAAGTCGGAACTGGAGAGCATGGCTCGCGAACTCGGCGTGAAAGGCCGCTCCAAGATGAACCGCGCCGAGCTGGAGAAGGCCGTCAAGCAAGCAGGCAGGCAACAGCGGCGCAGAACCGCCTCGTGA
- a CDS encoding DNA polymerase ligase N-terminal domain-containing protein — protein MADQEAPPDADVKAGASSSKQHEAAKRKRPDRSRFVIQKHDATSLHYDFRLEIGGVLVSWSIPKGPSLDPGDKRLAIRTEDHSPEYADFEGRIPEGEYGAGSVLVWDSGTFTNLSATSIEQGLTDGRMSIWLEGHKLHGAFAMVRTRPSTTQEQWLLIKKDDEGAYHEHHPGATLPESVLSGRTSEELS, from the coding sequence ATGGCAGATCAGGAAGCGCCGCCCGACGCCGATGTGAAGGCGGGTGCCTCAAGCTCGAAGCAGCATGAGGCGGCGAAGCGCAAGCGCCCGGATCGGTCACGTTTCGTCATCCAGAAGCATGACGCCACGAGCCTGCACTACGACTTCCGCCTGGAGATCGGCGGCGTGCTCGTCTCCTGGTCGATACCCAAGGGGCCCTCACTCGACCCCGGTGACAAGCGGCTCGCCATCCGCACCGAGGACCACTCGCCGGAGTACGCCGACTTCGAAGGGCGGATTCCCGAGGGTGAGTACGGCGCAGGCAGTGTGCTGGTGTGGGACAGCGGAACGTTCACCAACCTGTCCGCGACGTCGATCGAGCAGGGCCTCACCGACGGCCGGATGAGCATCTGGCTCGAAGGCCACAAGCTGCACGGCGCCTTCGCCATGGTGCGGACCCGGCCGAGCACGACCCAGGAACAGTGGCTACTGATCAAGAAGGACGACGAGGGTGCCTACCACGAACACCACCCGGGTGCGACACTTCCGGAGTCGGTGCTGAGCGGCAGGACCAGCGAGGAGCTGTCCTGA
- a CDS encoding SigB/SigF/SigG family RNA polymerase sigma factor encodes MTESTTQGSPQGSRNSSDDYDHLTPLFEEFVSLEEGDPRRAELRDQLVTGHLPLAEHIAQRFSGRGVAKEDLVQVARVGLINAVDRFDPRRGSDFLSFAVPTVMGEVRRHFRDTGWVIRVPRRLKELHLSINNASTHLSQRLGRAPTPSEIATHLGLSPDEVYEGLEAGNAYHSMSLDEVLSADTENLALGDTLGEEDAALAGVENHETLQPLVKELPERERTILALRFVHNMTQTQIAERIGISQMHVSRLLARTLKKLREGLDENRSE; translated from the coding sequence GTGACCGAATCCACGACTCAAGGATCGCCTCAGGGATCGCGCAATTCTTCGGACGACTACGACCACCTCACACCGTTGTTCGAGGAGTTCGTCTCGCTCGAAGAGGGCGACCCTCGCCGCGCCGAGTTGCGCGATCAGCTTGTCACCGGGCATCTCCCGCTGGCAGAGCACATCGCGCAGCGCTTCTCCGGTCGTGGCGTGGCCAAGGAGGACCTGGTGCAGGTGGCCAGGGTGGGGCTCATCAACGCGGTCGACCGCTTCGATCCGCGCCGAGGGTCCGATTTCCTCTCCTTCGCCGTGCCGACCGTGATGGGTGAGGTCAGGCGGCATTTCCGCGACACCGGGTGGGTCATCCGCGTGCCACGCAGGTTGAAGGAACTGCATCTGTCGATCAACAACGCGAGCACGCACCTTTCGCAACGGCTCGGCAGGGCGCCCACGCCGAGCGAGATCGCCACGCACCTCGGCCTGAGCCCGGACGAGGTGTACGAGGGACTCGAGGCGGGCAACGCCTACCACTCGATGTCGCTGGACGAGGTGCTGTCGGCCGACACCGAGAACCTCGCGCTCGGGGACACCCTTGGCGAGGAGGACGCGGCGTTGGCCGGGGTCGAGAACCACGAAACACTGCAGCCGCTGGTCAAGGAGCTCCCCGAGCGGGAGCGCACGATCCTGGCGTTGCGGTTCGTGCACAACATGACACAGACGCAGATCGCCGAACGCATCGGGATCTCGCAGATGCACGTGTCCCGGCTGCTCGCCAGAACTCTGAAGAAGCTGCGGGAAGGACTCGACGAGAACCGATCGGAGTGA
- a CDS encoding ATP-binding protein codes for MTETRPPSDDVGAQDDIEVRLGASLVHLPIIRSVAASIAMRADFDLDAIADLRLAVDEACSTLITRAVPGSTMVCRFTISETELRFRGAVSSADEDAPSTGSFGWRVLTTLADSANSWVEPGSQNGQRNWIHIELAKRKPAFT; via the coding sequence GTGACCGAGACAAGGCCGCCGTCCGACGACGTCGGCGCACAGGACGATATCGAGGTACGGCTCGGCGCGAGCCTGGTACACCTGCCCATAATCCGCTCCGTGGCGGCGAGTATCGCCATGCGAGCGGATTTCGACCTCGATGCGATCGCCGATCTGAGACTCGCCGTCGACGAAGCCTGCTCGACGCTGATCACCCGCGCCGTGCCGGGCAGCACGATGGTCTGCAGATTCACGATCAGCGAGACCGAACTGCGGTTCCGTGGCGCGGTGTCCTCCGCGGACGAGGACGCCCCCAGTACCGGGTCCTTCGGGTGGCGCGTACTGACGACGCTCGCTGACTCTGCGAACTCCTGGGTCGAGCCGGGTTCGCAAAACGGTCAGCGCAACTGGATACACATCGAGCTCGCGAAACGGAAGCCGGCCTTTACGTGA
- a CDS encoding Rv2629 family ribosome hibernation factor, with protein MDTARLRDLVSAEGPFASVYFDDTHATEDAAKLLDLRWRELREELSAQGADRPILDALESAVRSGQPPAGRSGRALVAAGSTVLVDTELEAPPARPIARLSELPYLVPLAELGESPPAHVVAVVDRVGADVTAVDRDGHVVDARTVEGTDHHIHKVPTGGWAHRNFQEHTEELIKRNIELAAEHVADIARRIGAGLVVVTGETQARKALLEALPESVRAHASEVQGGGRHQGAADEELDRQIRDLLSRTQQERRDRTAERFRAALAQPTGLAVQGLEATTTALREHNVETLLVDRPAEVEVLAGSNPTLLGMQEEELKAHGVEAIGRRRADEAVAVAAIAVNADIVHTGDRLDLTEGFGAILRHD; from the coding sequence GTGGACACTGCGAGGCTGCGCGACTTGGTATCGGCCGAAGGGCCGTTCGCCTCGGTCTACTTCGATGACACACATGCCACCGAGGACGCCGCCAAGTTGCTGGACCTCAGGTGGCGCGAGCTGCGAGAGGAGCTGTCCGCGCAGGGGGCGGACAGGCCGATTCTCGACGCGCTGGAGTCCGCCGTTCGCTCCGGTCAGCCGCCCGCGGGACGAAGCGGGCGTGCGCTCGTCGCCGCGGGCTCGACGGTGCTGGTCGACACCGAACTGGAGGCCCCGCCCGCCCGGCCGATCGCGAGGCTGTCCGAGCTGCCCTACCTCGTGCCGCTCGCGGAACTCGGCGAGTCGCCTCCCGCGCATGTCGTCGCCGTCGTCGACAGGGTGGGAGCCGACGTCACGGCCGTCGACCGCGACGGTCATGTCGTCGACGCCAGAACCGTGGAGGGCACCGACCACCACATCCACAAGGTGCCGACCGGCGGCTGGGCACACCGAAACTTCCAGGAACACACCGAGGAACTCATCAAGCGCAACATCGAGCTGGCCGCCGAGCACGTGGCGGACATCGCCCGCCGCATCGGAGCCGGCCTCGTGGTGGTCACGGGTGAGACGCAGGCGCGCAAGGCGCTGCTGGAGGCCCTGCCCGAGTCGGTACGCGCGCACGCGAGCGAGGTGCAGGGCGGCGGCAGGCACCAGGGCGCGGCGGACGAAGAACTCGACCGGCAGATCAGGGACCTGCTCAGCCGCACTCAGCAGGAGCGCAGGGACCGGACCGCGGAGCGGTTCCGTGCCGCACTCGCACAACCCACCGGGCTCGCCGTGCAGGGCCTGGAGGCGACCACGACCGCCCTACGCGAACACAACGTCGAGACGCTGCTGGTCGATCGGCCCGCCGAGGTGGAAGTCCTCGCGGGAAGTAACCCCACGCTGCTCGGCATGCAGGAAGAGGAACTGAAGGCACATGGGGTCGAAGCGATCGGCCGCAGACGCGCGGATGAGGCGGTGGCCGTCGCGGCGATCGCCGTCAACGCCGACATCGTCCACACGGGCGACCGACTGGACCTCACAGAGGGATTCGGCGCCATTCTCCGCCACGACTGA
- a CDS encoding sulfite exporter TauE/SafE family protein yields MIWWHAVLIAAAGIWAGMINTVVGSGTLVTFPVLVALGYPPLTATTSNAIGLAPGTISGAVGYRHELRGQFRRMLTFVPASLVGAGCGTVLLLSLPPDAFETVVPALVGLAVVLVIIQPRVSTWVLRRRETSGKEQGTGSKVLLITLIFLIGVYGGYFTAAQGVMLMAVMGMLLSEPIQRLNGIKNVLAAVVNVVAGTVYAFIAPVSWPAIALLASGSIVGGWLGARVGRRLSPVALRAVIVVVGVAAMVQMIVRQV; encoded by the coding sequence ATGATCTGGTGGCATGCCGTCCTGATAGCCGCGGCAGGCATCTGGGCGGGAATGATCAACACGGTGGTGGGTTCGGGGACGCTCGTGACCTTCCCCGTACTCGTGGCGCTGGGTTACCCACCGCTGACGGCGACCACCTCCAACGCGATCGGGCTGGCACCAGGCACGATCAGCGGAGCCGTCGGCTACCGCCACGAGTTGCGCGGGCAGTTCAGGCGCATGCTGACCTTCGTGCCTGCGTCGCTGGTGGGCGCGGGATGCGGAACGGTACTGCTGCTGTCGCTGCCGCCCGACGCCTTCGAGACGGTGGTGCCCGCGCTCGTCGGGCTCGCCGTAGTGCTCGTGATCATCCAGCCGCGGGTGTCCACCTGGGTGCTGCGCAGGCGGGAGACCTCCGGCAAGGAACAGGGAACGGGCAGCAAGGTGCTGCTCATCACATTGATCTTCCTCATCGGCGTCTACGGCGGTTACTTCACCGCCGCGCAGGGTGTGATGCTCATGGCTGTGATGGGCATGCTGCTCAGTGAGCCCATCCAGCGGCTCAACGGAATCAAGAACGTCCTCGCGGCCGTGGTGAACGTCGTGGCGGGAACCGTCTACGCCTTCATCGCTCCGGTCAGTTGGCCCGCCATCGCACTGCTCGCCTCGGGTTCCATCGTGGGCGGGTGGCTCGGCGCCAGGGTCGGGCGCAGACTCTCCCCGGTCGCGCTGCGCGCCGTCATCGTGGTGGTCGGTGTCGCGGCGATGGTGCAGATGATCGTTCGACAGGTGTAG
- the glmS gene encoding glutamine--fructose-6-phosphate transaminase (isomerizing) — translation MCGIVGYVGHRDATPILLEGLHRLEYRGYDSAGIAVVNRGKLRVTKAAVRVAELRSLVGDGHPANIGLAHTRWATHGEPTERNAHPHVDPDGRVAVVHNGIIENADQLRAKLTAEGATFASDTDTEVLAHLVAARVSAGAASLEDAVRAALWEVEGAYGIVVLDVRNPGELVVARNGSPIVLGIGDSEMFVASDLAALVRHTQQVVYLDDGELATLRADGYRTSTLQARRTDKTPTVVELTDSDYALDGFSDYMRKEIAEQPEAVRRALLGRLDERFSTARLDGLRMDPHELRSVQRVKFLGCGSAYYAGQIGADLVEQLARIPADAESASEFRYRNPVVDGDTLYVAVSQSGETADTLAAVQELRRKGGRVIGVVNAVGSAIARECGSGVFLHAGPEVSVASTKAVTNMSTCFALLALLLGRVRDLSVADGRRIVAGLDSLPDRIEEAIAAEDHIAEIARRFAGAGSMFFVGRVRGWPVAREGAQKLKEISYVHAEAYQAGELKHGPIALIDAQMPSVVIVPDDELLAKNIGTIEQIRARGGPVLAVTNATLPAGLADAEIRVPHVTEELDPILFGIPLQLLAYHLAVALGRDIDKPRNLAKSVTVE, via the coding sequence ATGTGTGGAATCGTCGGCTACGTCGGGCACCGGGACGCCACCCCGATCCTGCTTGAGGGGCTGCACCGGCTGGAGTACCGCGGCTACGACTCCGCGGGCATCGCGGTGGTCAACCGGGGCAAGCTGCGCGTGACCAAGGCCGCCGTACGCGTCGCCGAACTACGGTCCCTCGTCGGTGACGGCCACCCCGCGAACATTGGGCTCGCGCACACCCGGTGGGCCACGCACGGCGAACCGACCGAGCGCAACGCGCACCCGCACGTGGACCCGGACGGCAGGGTCGCCGTCGTACACAACGGCATCATCGAGAACGCCGACCAGTTGCGGGCGAAGCTGACGGCGGAGGGTGCCACGTTCGCCTCCGACACCGACACCGAGGTGCTCGCCCACCTCGTCGCCGCACGCGTCTCGGCAGGCGCGGCGTCACTGGAGGACGCGGTTCGCGCCGCGCTGTGGGAGGTCGAGGGCGCCTACGGCATCGTGGTGCTCGACGTGCGAAACCCAGGCGAACTTGTGGTGGCCCGCAACGGCAGCCCCATCGTGCTCGGCATCGGCGACTCGGAGATGTTCGTCGCCTCCGACCTCGCCGCCCTGGTACGGCACACCCAGCAGGTCGTCTACCTCGACGACGGCGAGCTGGCCACACTGCGCGCCGACGGCTACCGGACCAGCACCCTGCAGGCTCGGCGCACCGACAAGACTCCCACCGTCGTGGAACTCACCGACTCCGACTACGCGCTCGACGGGTTCTCCGACTACATGCGCAAGGAGATCGCCGAGCAGCCGGAGGCGGTACGCAGGGCGTTGCTCGGCAGGCTCGACGAACGGTTCTCCACCGCCCGGCTCGACGGGCTGCGCATGGACCCCCACGAACTTCGCTCGGTGCAGCGGGTGAAGTTCCTCGGCTGCGGATCGGCCTACTACGCGGGCCAGATCGGTGCCGACCTGGTCGAGCAGTTGGCCAGGATTCCCGCCGATGCCGAATCCGCCTCCGAGTTCCGCTACCGCAACCCCGTCGTCGACGGCGACACGCTGTATGTCGCGGTGAGCCAGTCCGGCGAGACCGCCGACACGCTGGCCGCGGTGCAGGAACTGCGCCGAAAGGGCGGCCGGGTGATCGGTGTGGTCAACGCGGTGGGCAGCGCGATCGCGAGGGAGTGCGGCAGTGGTGTGTTCCTGCACGCCGGGCCCGAGGTTTCGGTGGCCTCGACGAAGGCGGTCACGAACATGAGCACCTGCTTCGCCCTGTTGGCGTTGCTGCTCGGGCGGGTGCGCGATCTGTCCGTCGCCGACGGCAGGCGCATCGTCGCCGGACTGGACTCACTTCCCGACCGCATCGAGGAAGCGATCGCGGCCGAGGACCACATCGCCGAGATCGCGCGCCGGTTCGCCGGGGCAGGCAGCATGTTCTTCGTCGGAAGGGTCCGCGGCTGGCCGGTGGCGCGGGAAGGCGCGCAGAAGCTGAAGGAGATCTCCTACGTGCATGCCGAGGCATACCAGGCAGGCGAACTCAAGCACGGGCCGATCGCCCTGATCGACGCCCAGATGCCGTCGGTGGTGATCGTGCCCGACGACGAGTTGCTGGCCAAGAACATCGGCACCATCGAGCAGATCAGGGCCAGGGGCGGGCCGGTGCTCGCGGTGACCAACGCGACGCTTCCTGCGGGGCTGGCCGACGCCGAGATCCGCGTGCCACACGTCACCGAGGAACTCGACCCGATCCTGTTCGGCATTCCGCTGCAGCTGCTGGCCTACCACCTGGCCGTCGCGCTCGGCAGGGACATCGACAAGCCGCGAAACCTCGCCAAGAGCGTGACCGTCGAGTAG
- the hisC gene encoding histidinol-phosphate transaminase — protein MSSEIPTRADLAALPSYVPGASVPGAIKLASNEVPGGPLPSVAEAIARATAEANRYPDMAATALVERLSAELDVATNRIAVGCGSVSLCQQFVQATCHPGEEVVFAWRSFEAYPIVTQVGNATPVRVPLTHSHTHDLDAMLAAITPKTRLVFVCNPNNPTGTTVDRQELTRFLDRVPPHVVVVLDEAYREFVTDADVPDGLEFARARRNVAVLRTFSKAYGLAGLRVGYAIAAPELVDAVRKVYVAFSVNAVAQAAAIASLDAKEELLARCADMALERERVRDTLLELGYEVPPTQANFVWLPLGERTMAFAEHALEHKVVVRPFAGEGARVTIGTPSENDVFLEAARSF, from the coding sequence ATGTCCTCCGAGATCCCCACGCGTGCCGACCTCGCGGCGCTGCCCTCGTACGTGCCCGGCGCCTCCGTCCCTGGCGCGATCAAGCTGGCGAGCAACGAGGTGCCGGGCGGACCGTTGCCCAGCGTCGCCGAGGCGATCGCGCGGGCAACGGCCGAGGCGAACCGCTACCCCGACATGGCGGCCACGGCGCTGGTGGAACGGCTGTCGGCGGAACTCGACGTAGCCACGAACCGGATCGCGGTCGGCTGTGGCTCGGTGTCGCTGTGCCAGCAGTTCGTCCAGGCCACGTGCCACCCCGGCGAGGAAGTGGTCTTCGCGTGGCGTTCGTTCGAGGCATACCCGATAGTCACGCAGGTCGGCAACGCCACACCCGTAAGAGTTCCGCTGACCCACTCGCACACCCACGACCTCGACGCGATGCTGGCGGCGATCACGCCGAAAACGCGGCTGGTGTTCGTGTGCAACCCGAACAACCCCACCGGTACGACCGTGGACAGGCAGGAGCTGACGCGCTTCCTGGACCGGGTACCGCCGCACGTGGTGGTGGTGCTCGACGAGGCCTATCGCGAGTTCGTCACCGACGCCGACGTGCCCGACGGGCTGGAGTTCGCCCGCGCCAGGCGCAACGTGGCGGTGCTGCGAACCTTCTCCAAGGCGTACGGCCTCGCCGGGCTGCGAGTCGGCTACGCGATCGCGGCGCCGGAGTTGGTGGACGCGGTGCGCAAGGTGTACGTGGCGTTCAGCGTCAACGCGGTGGCGCAGGCCGCGGCGATCGCCTCGCTCGACGCCAAGGAGGAGTTGCTGGCACGCTGCGCCGACATGGCGCTTGAACGCGAGCGGGTCCGCGACACACTCCTCGAACTGGGTTACGAGGTGCCGCCGACGCAGGCGAACTTCGTGTGGCTGCCGCTGGGTGAGCGAACGATGGCCTTCGCCGAGCACGCACTCGAACACAAGGTGGTGGTCCGCCCGTTCGCCGGTGAGGGCGCGCGGGTAACCATCGGCACCCCGTCGGAGAACGACGTGTTCCTCGAGGCCGCGCGCTCGTTCTGA
- a CDS encoding dienelactone hydrolase family protein — protein sequence MRQTLTQDYERADGRALRLTFAEPESAQRGGLVVLHEAGSVTDTARVLVSSLAAEGWLAVAPHIGSARAPMAGADVLAATDTTLAWLVDHDVRADLLGVVGFDLGGTAALVVAARRMLGAAVSVGGHGISSPASQGLPALVDIAADLSSPWLGVYGDDGDDFLEAEVERLREAAAKAEVATNVVRYPGARHRFDADPTAAEDAWQRTLAWFDAHLR from the coding sequence ATGAGGCAGACGCTTACGCAGGACTACGAACGTGCGGACGGCCGCGCGCTTCGGCTCACCTTCGCCGAGCCGGAGAGCGCTCAGCGCGGAGGTCTCGTGGTCCTGCACGAGGCGGGTTCGGTGACCGACACCGCCCGCGTCCTCGTCAGCTCGCTGGCGGCGGAGGGCTGGCTCGCCGTGGCACCGCACATCGGTAGTGCCCGTGCTCCGATGGCCGGGGCGGACGTGCTCGCGGCCACCGACACGACACTCGCCTGGCTGGTCGATCACGACGTGCGCGCCGACCTGCTCGGTGTCGTCGGTTTCGACCTGGGTGGCACCGCGGCGCTCGTGGTGGCCGCGAGACGGATGCTCGGTGCGGCGGTCAGCGTGGGCGGTCACGGAATCAGCAGCCCCGCCTCCCAAGGGCTGCCCGCGCTCGTGGACATCGCGGCCGACCTCAGCAGCCCGTGGTTGGGGGTGTACGGCGACGACGGCGACGACTTCCTCGAGGCGGAGGTGGAGCGGCTGCGCGAGGCCGCGGCCAAGGCCGAGGTTGCGACCAACGTCGTGCGCTATCCGGGCGCCCGGCACCGGTTCGACGCGGACCCGACGGCGGCGGAGGACGCCTGGCAACGCACGCTCGCCTGGTTCGACGCGCACCTGCGCTAG